In a genomic window of Helianthus annuus cultivar XRQ/B chromosome 10, HanXRQr2.0-SUNRISE, whole genome shotgun sequence:
- the LOC110886853 gene encoding serine/threonine protein phosphatase 2A 57 kDa regulatory subunit B' kappa isoform: MSIFVPESPGLLLAANSTIPTMIKQILAKLPRKSSKSNQNYSDGSNATAAADLTNNGSFTNTCNVISSRLNVVKKMSSSIFPTSNGDMIQPHLSFKDVQSSEKSRLLISKLNLCSIVYDFNDQDKDNVEKDQKRQVLVEILDYLGSDSVKLSEPAMSAICKTCGNNLFREFPPKYSDSPRGETEDEDPWFDPAWSHLQLVYDILLRFVSLTSLDPKVAKQYIDHPFLLKLLNLFDSEDPRERDCLKSVLHRIYGKFMVHRSFIRMAVSNIMYQFVYETEKHNGIAELLEIFGSVISGFTLPLKKEHKAFLSRVLIPLHKPKSVGSYHHQLTYCVVQFIEKDPKLTSVVINGLLKYWPVTSSQKQLMFLSELEEVLEIIRTDEFEKIMVPLFRRVKCCLDSYHFQVAERAHFLWNNEHIRHLIMCNRQVIMPIVFSSIQQNSKKHRNRTVLNLAQNVMKMFNDADEQLVLSCQGKAEEDKSATTMVAERRRLTWERLETVASGGFGFQHIVGSVSVLEKTDTTTCVSCQ, translated from the exons atGTCCATTTTTGTCCCAGAAAGTCCAG GCTTATTATTGGCTGCAAATTCAACTATTCCTACTATGATTAAACAAATTCTCGCAAAACTCCCCCGAAAATCATCAAAATCGAATCAAAATTATTCAGACGGGAGCAATGCGACTGCAGCCGCCGATCTAACCAACAATGGCAGCTTCACCAACACTTGTAACGTTATTTCAAGTCGATTAAACGTCGTTAAAAAGATGTCATCATCTATCTTCCCAACATCCAATGGCGATATGATCCAGCCGCATTTATCGTTTAAAGATGTCCAAAGTTCCGAAAAATCAAGACTTCTTATCAGTAAGTTGAATCTTTGCTCGATCGTATACGATTTTAACGATCAAGATAAAGATAACGTAGAGAAAGATCAAAAACGGCAAGTTTTAGTCGAGATTCTCGATTATCTCGGTTCTGATTCCGTAAAACTCTCCGAACCCGCCATGTCAGCGATCTGTAAAACATGTGGCAATAATCTTTTTCGCGAGTTCCCTCCAAAATACTCCGATTCGCCACGTGGCGAAACGGAAGACGAAGATCCATGGTTTGATCCAGCATGGTCGCATTTACAACTTGTTTACGATATACTCCTTAGATTTGTTAGTTTAACTTCTCTTGATCCGAAAGTTGCTAAACAATATATCGATCATCCGTTCTTGTTAAAGTTACTAAATCTCTTTGATTCAGAGGACCCTCGAGAACGCGATTGTTTGAAGTCGGTTTTACATAGGATTTATGGCAAATTTATGGTTCACAGATCGTTTATCCGGATGGCCGTTAGCAATATTATGTATCAGTTTGTATACGAAACCGAAAAACACAATGGTATTGCTGAATTACTGGAGATTTTCGGGAGTGTGATTAGCGGATTCACGTTGCCATTAAAGAAAGAGCACAAAGCGTTTTTGTCACGGGTTTTGATTCCTCTTCATAAACCGAAATCCGTTGGTAGCTATCATCATCAGTTAACGTATTGTGTTGTTCAGTTTATAGAAAAAGATCCGAAGCTTACGAGTGTTGTGATAAACGGGCTGCTAAAATATTGGCCCGTTACGAGTAGTCAGAAGCAGTTGATGTTCTTGAGTGAGTTGGAAGAAGTGCTCGAGATTATTCGTACCGATGAGTTTGAGAAAATTATGGTTCCATTGTTTCGACGTGTAAAGTGTTGTCTTGACAGCTACCATTTTCAG GTGGCGGAACGAGCACATTTCTTATGGAACAACGAGCACATACGCCATCTTATAATGTGTAACCGCCAAGTGATTATGCCTATTGTCTTCTCCTCAATACAACAAAACTCAAAGAAGCACAGGAACCGCACGGTTCTCAACCTAGCACAAAATGTGATGAAAATGTTTAACGATGCGGATGAACAATTGGTGCTTTCGTGCCAAGGCAAGGCTGAGGAGGACAAATCAGCCACTACTATGGTGGCCGAGAGGCGGAGATTGACATGGGAGCGCCTTGAAACCGTTGCAAGTGGTGGTTTTGGTTTTCAACACATAGTTGGAAGTGTGTCGGTTTTAGAGAAAACCGACACCACCACATGTGTCTCTTGCCAGTGA
- the LOC110886854 gene encoding tudor domain-containing protein 3, with product MATSSNPSSSSEPLIQTLTNSGWCFQHIHQIKTLIETKFSEASTTIRSIESELCNMDLRAIGGKSLPDSSTLRKSTHIQGPKVLQVCSVRDISKSSIAESSGGSSGKRLLRLKLTDGHTEVTAIEFTHIPSLPDNVVPGTKIRLENKVVIHSGILCLNAKVVTVLGGIVPSLYEEWEMNQKYAGFTRSTVKPSQSDDTGGPPPFQKFQTGPPSRRINQQSRSSENSMATVKPYGPTGSLLTSGSRVSDKKADSGGDNVKSGSTTEKNEEKQPATEARPKEVAESIPVQNQAAAQKLLQKMNYSNRNEGHSRGWKQRGRGKEENESAVLTIAEWERKRANGSSSLRQENANVNQDEDLARQLQNQFDLEDYHGQQGQHVTEADDIRMSMFSFNRDDPGAHDRGEFRGRGRGRGRGRRGRGRGRGG from the exons ATGGCGACTTCTTCAAATCCATCTTCCTCTTCAGAGCCTTTGATTCAAACCCTAACTAACAGCGGCtggtgttttcaacatattcatcaaatcaaaaccctaattgaaaccaAATTCTCTGAAGCTTCCACCACCATTCGCTCCATCGAATCAGAGCTATGTAACATGGACTTACGAGCAATCGGAGGTAAATCGTTGCCTGATTCTTCCACTCTCCGTAAATCTACTCATATTCAGGGCCCcaaagttcttcag GTGTGTTCTGTTAGGGATATAAGTAAAAGTAGTATAGCTGAGAGTTCAGGCGGTTCGAGCGGTAAACGGTTGTTGAGATTGAAGCTTACTGATGGACATACTGAGGTGACTGCTATTGAGTTCACTCATATTCCGTCGTTACCTGATAATGTCGTTCCGGGCACAAAG ATCCGCTTGGAAAATAAAGTTGTAATACACAGCGGTATTTTATGCTTGAATGCAAAGGTAGTAACTGTTCTTGGAGGTATTGTTCCATCATTATATGAAGAATGGGAGATGAACCAAAAATATGCAGGGTTTACACGCTCAACTGTAAAACCGTCACAAAGTGATGACACTGGTGGGCCACCACCTTTCCAGAAGTTTCAGACTGGGCCCCCTTCACGTCGGATCAATCAACAAAGCAGATCTTCTG AGAATTCTATGGCAACGGTTAAACCCTATGGACCTACTGGTTCTTTACTGACTAGTGGGTCACGGGTTTCTGATAAAAAAGCCGATAGCGGGGGCGATAATGTAAAATCGGGTTCTACCACTGAGAAAAATGAAGAGAAACAACCTGCTACTGAAGCAAGACCAAAAGAAG TGGCGGAGTCTATCCCTGTGCAAAATCAGGCTGCTGCACAAAAACTTCTACAGAAAATGAATTATTCTAACCGAAACGAAGGGCATTCTAGAGGTTGGAAACAAAGAGGGAGGGGTAAGGAGGAGAATGAATCCGCTGTTTTAACGATAGCGGAATGGGAGAGAAAAAGAGCCAATGGGAGCTCTTCGTTGAGACAAGAAAACGCTAACGTTAATCAAGATGAGGATCTTGCACGTCAGCTTCAAAACCAATTTGATTTGGAAGATTATCAC GGTCAACAGGGTCAACACGTGACAGAAGCAGATGATATCAGGATGAGCATGTTTAGTTTTAATAGAGATGATCCTGGGGCCCACGATAGGGGAGAATTCAGAGGAAGGGGAAGGGGAAGAGGTAGAGGTAGAAGGGGGAGGGGACgtggcagaggtgggtga